One Mauremys mutica isolate MM-2020 ecotype Southern chromosome 9, ASM2049712v1, whole genome shotgun sequence DNA segment encodes these proteins:
- the FUNDC2 gene encoding FUN14 domain-containing protein 2 gives MAAGGAKKEDSCEVLDLAEYTKNQPWWRKLFGRSSGSSAEKYNVATQLVIGGVTGWCTGFIFQKVGKLAATAVGGGFFLLQIANHTGYIKVDWKLVEQDVSKAKEQLKFQSSGSKLSPEVKSRVDEVITFLKKNVILTGGFAGGFLLGMSS, from the exons CAAAGAAAGAGGACTCCTGCGAGGTGCTGGACCTGGCAGAGTACACCAAGAATCAGCCCTGGTGGCGCAAGCTCTTCGGGCGGAGCTCTGGTTCAAGTGCTGAAAAATACAATGTAGCAACTCAGCTGGTGATTGGAGGAGTCACTGGATG GTGTACTGGCTTCATCTTTCAGAAGGTTGGAAAGCTGGCAGCAACAGCAGTGGGTGGTGGCTTTTTCCTACTTCAG ATTGCGAACCACACGGGATACATCAAAGTGGACTGGAAGCTAGTAGAGCAGGACGTGAGCAAAGCCAAGGAGCAGCTGAAATTCCAAAGCAGTGGCAGCAAACTGTCCCCAGAAGTTAAAAGCAGAGTTGATGAG gtAATAACATTTCTGAAGAAGAACGTTATCCTGACTGGAGGGTTTGCTGGGGGATTCCTGCTTGGAATGTCTTCATAG